From Calothrix sp. PCC 6303, a single genomic window includes:
- a CDS encoding alpha/beta hydrolase → MPKPKKRHNSLLTTLAAVICGMMAVMGTTSCAKAAQKIEFDYPPFGEFDISVEDLDIFAREGRITNNFAFYANRVPKERLAQLRELLRSRFKLSPVLVSQFTYSVIGEKIVRRLGDLLLTQSGNNGFYALRSSLILSATDSEGVNVINIIRRYPSDTIRINIEETQNLIGNLAELLKTRDLLISEIKQQANTEASQENTDFSQQTDLRKLGKFSVTKEKTRPLIDEKRQRSFDYDLYFPESNGSSNPTAPFPLVVISHGVAEDKETFAYLAQHLASYGIATAILEHPGSDAKKIQEYISGLGESPKAEELINRPLDVKFLLDNLESDPTLARKINFQQIGAAGHSYGGYTTLTLAGATIDFEQVRKVCNPNKLLNPSAFLQCRADELQSKNNLPNIQDPRIKAIIVLNPLSSVILGQKGLAQIKVPVMILGGSQDIITPAVAEQIRPYTWLETTSKYLTMIENGTHFSVSEKVNSSEQVVPVPSTLIGPNPAIAQTYVKALSVAFFQTHLANQSEYKMYLSPGYGKFISQEPLNLYLLPSFTAERFKNIYEGS, encoded by the coding sequence ATGCCGAAACCAAAAAAACGCCATAATTCGCTCTTAACGACCCTTGCTGCTGTCATCTGTGGCATGATGGCGGTGATGGGGACTACAAGCTGCGCTAAAGCTGCACAGAAGATTGAGTTTGATTATCCACCATTTGGGGAATTTGATATCTCTGTGGAGGATTTAGACATTTTCGCCCGTGAAGGACGTATTACTAACAATTTTGCATTCTATGCAAATCGGGTTCCTAAGGAACGACTTGCACAGCTTCGGGAATTACTGCGATCGCGTTTCAAACTTAGCCCGGTTTTAGTGTCACAATTTACTTATTCTGTAATCGGTGAAAAAATTGTCAGACGCTTAGGGGATCTGCTGCTGACACAAAGTGGTAATAATGGGTTTTATGCCTTGCGTTCATCATTAATTTTATCTGCCACCGACTCCGAAGGTGTGAATGTCATCAATATCATTCGTCGCTACCCGTCTGACACCATCCGCATCAACATTGAGGAAACTCAAAACCTTATCGGTAATTTAGCAGAACTTTTAAAGACGCGAGATCTTTTAATTAGCGAAATTAAACAACAAGCAAATACAGAAGCAAGTCAAGAAAACACTGATTTTTCTCAGCAAACAGATTTACGCAAGTTGGGAAAATTTTCCGTTACCAAAGAAAAAACACGTCCCCTCATCGATGAAAAACGTCAACGCTCTTTCGATTATGATTTATATTTTCCCGAATCTAATGGAAGTAGTAACCCGACAGCACCCTTTCCGTTAGTTGTAATTTCCCATGGAGTTGCAGAAGATAAAGAAACTTTTGCATACTTAGCACAGCACCTCGCTTCTTATGGAATTGCGACAGCAATTCTTGAACATCCAGGTAGTGATGCAAAGAAAATCCAAGAATATATTTCCGGTTTAGGAGAATCTCCCAAAGCTGAAGAATTAATCAATCGTCCCCTTGATGTCAAATTTTTGCTCGATAATTTAGAGTCAGATCCCACTTTGGCAAGAAAAATCAACTTTCAGCAAATAGGTGCAGCTGGACATTCCTATGGAGGTTACACCACACTCACATTAGCAGGGGCAACAATTGATTTTGAACAGGTTCGCAAAGTTTGTAATCCCAATAAATTACTCAATCCCTCCGCATTTTTACAATGTCGTGCTGATGAACTTCAAAGTAAAAATAATCTCCCCAATATTCAAGATCCTCGCATCAAGGCTATCATTGTCCTGAATCCCCTCAGTAGTGTTATTTTAGGTCAAAAGGGTTTAGCTCAAATTAAAGTCCCAGTCATGATTTTGGGTGGTTCTCAAGATATTATTACTCCTGCCGTCGCAGAACAAATTCGTCCTTACACTTGGTTAGAAACAACCAGTAAATATCTGACTATGATTGAAAATGGAACCCATTTTTCAGTATCCGAAAAAGTCAATTCTTCCGAACAGGTAGTACCAGTACCATCTACACTCATCGGACCAAATCCAGCGATCGCTCAAACCTATGTTAAAGCTTTAAGCGTTGCTTTTTTCCAAACTCACTTAGCAAATCAGTCTGAATACAAAATGTATTTAAGTCCAGGTTATGGCAAGTTTATCAGTCAAGAACCTTTGAATTTATATTTATTACCATCATTTACAGCAGAGAGGTTCAAAAATATATATGAAGGTAGTTAA
- a CDS encoding O-antigen ligase family protein codes for MSKVTIPGFYHPESKLQFPWVLAQFGTLILPFFPAVGAVILGLSLLVTWAFKYQTIIQRRFNWGFAILSILLIISTVFAYDKNAAVLGICNFLPFFLLLTAFGVLIQTPVQLRLLSWIIVVASVPVVIIGIGQLFFGWTTGEFWFNISGWKVAPGGNPVGRMASVFMYANVLAGYLITTFILSVGLLLEAGNGGGRERGREGERGGRIYTLIFLSLTVIGNFASLILTNSRNAWAIAIFACVAYAMYQGWRIVILALGTIATSVILAAFAPNAIAFWFRKVVPSFFWARLNDQMYPDRPVALIRKTQWDFAWSLAQQRPLTGWGLRNFTPLYQEQMHIWLGHPHNFFLMLSAETGFPATLLFCSLIIWIVLTSLQVIRKPRLLNQNDKLIFFSYFLVLLAWIFFNTADVSLFDFRLNVFSWFLLGAISGVTYQCLSTPKSLVK; via the coding sequence ATGAGCAAAGTAACAATTCCTGGTTTTTATCATCCAGAGTCAAAATTACAGTTTCCTTGGGTTTTAGCCCAATTTGGAACCCTGATTTTACCTTTTTTCCCGGCGGTGGGAGCAGTTATTTTGGGTTTATCTTTGTTAGTGACATGGGCTTTTAAGTATCAAACAATTATTCAACGTCGCTTTAACTGGGGATTTGCTATTCTCAGTATTTTATTAATCATTAGCACCGTCTTTGCATACGATAAAAATGCGGCTGTGCTGGGAATATGTAATTTTTTACCTTTTTTCCTTCTTTTAACGGCTTTTGGAGTTTTGATTCAAACACCTGTACAACTACGTCTCCTATCTTGGATCATAGTAGTTGCCTCAGTTCCAGTGGTAATTATTGGCATTGGACAATTATTTTTCGGCTGGACTACTGGGGAATTTTGGTTCAATATCTCTGGTTGGAAAGTTGCCCCAGGTGGAAACCCGGTTGGACGTATGGCTTCTGTGTTCATGTATGCCAATGTTCTAGCAGGTTATTTAATTACAACCTTTATTCTATCTGTAGGGTTGTTGCTGGAAGCAGGGAATGGGGGAGGGAGGGAGAGAGGAAGAGAGGGAGAGAGGGGGGGGAGAATTTATACTTTGATTTTTCTCAGCTTGACGGTAATTGGGAACTTTGCGTCATTAATTCTAACTAACTCACGGAATGCTTGGGCGATCGCTATTTTTGCCTGTGTGGCTTATGCTATGTATCAAGGCTGGCGAATTGTGATTTTAGCACTAGGTACTATAGCTACCAGTGTGATTTTAGCGGCTTTTGCGCCGAATGCGATCGCGTTCTGGTTTCGTAAGGTGGTACCCTCTTTTTTCTGGGCTAGATTGAATGATCAGATGTATCCCGATAGACCCGTTGCTTTGATACGAAAAACTCAATGGGATTTTGCCTGGTCTTTAGCTCAACAGCGACCCCTAACTGGTTGGGGTTTACGTAATTTTACCCCACTTTACCAAGAACAGATGCATATTTGGTTAGGTCATCCCCACAACTTCTTTTTAATGTTATCGGCTGAAACTGGCTTTCCAGCTACACTACTATTCTGTTCCCTCATCATTTGGATTGTACTTACTAGTCTGCAAGTAATTAGAAAACCAAGATTATTAAATCAAAATGATAAATTGATATTTTTTAGCTACTTCCTGGTTTTACTTGCTTGGATATTCTTTAACACAGCAGATGTCAGTTTATTTGATTTTCGACTCAATGTCTTCTCATGGTTTTTATTAGGCGCTATTTCTGGTGTGACATATCAATGTTTATCCACTCCCAAATCCCTTGTCAAATAG
- a CDS encoding YaaW family protein, protein MDELRTALELATEEELQDLTAILFSRKFNPLDYVQTPEPIEVQSQSREAWLDNLEQRFRFLAADGVTVLRGRTSQVTYRQALIQVCQYLKIPYSAELATVDLEAEVFLHLLGRVWKKLPASEKQKLTERVQAHLAKNSNSQPLPLALQKDPLGLILKGSSALAVTSVLKPLVLKQITRQFATHLATYQIARQTAVQGGKAVAGQFQGYVTMQVAKQGMATSAARYGAVRSVFAVLGPVMWAWFFADLGWRAIATNYGRIIPTVFTLAQIRLTRTECWEMA, encoded by the coding sequence TTGGATGAACTAAGGACAGCGCTGGAGTTGGCAACGGAAGAAGAATTGCAGGATTTAACGGCAATTTTGTTTAGTCGTAAGTTCAATCCCCTCGATTATGTTCAGACACCTGAACCCATCGAAGTGCAAAGCCAAAGCCGTGAAGCTTGGTTAGATAATCTTGAACAACGTTTTCGTTTTTTAGCTGCTGATGGTGTAACTGTGTTGCGAGGACGCACCAGTCAAGTGACATACCGTCAAGCTTTAATTCAGGTTTGCCAGTACCTAAAAATACCTTATTCAGCTGAGTTAGCAACTGTTGATTTAGAAGCAGAGGTATTTTTACATTTACTTGGAAGAGTGTGGAAAAAGCTTCCAGCTTCTGAAAAACAAAAGTTAACTGAACGTGTACAAGCACATTTGGCGAAAAATAGCAATTCTCAACCTTTACCCCTGGCATTACAAAAAGATCCCTTGGGTTTAATACTTAAAGGTAGCAGTGCTTTGGCTGTCACCTCAGTTCTCAAACCACTGGTACTTAAACAAATTACCCGTCAGTTTGCGACTCACCTGGCAACATATCAAATTGCCCGACAAACTGCTGTCCAAGGTGGCAAAGCTGTAGCTGGGCAGTTCCAAGGGTATGTGACAATGCAGGTGGCAAAGCAAGGGATGGCAACAAGTGCAGCCCGTTATGGCGCTGTTCGTAGCGTTTTTGCGGTTTTAGGTCCTGTGATGTGGGCTTGGTTTTTTGCTGATTTGGGCTGGCGTGCGATCGCTACTAACTATGGTCGCATTATTCCCACTGTTTTCACCCTCGCCCAAATTCGTCTCACCCGCACCGAATGTTGGGAAATGGCTTAA
- a CDS encoding IMS domain-containing protein — protein MRIPLDYYRILGLPLAASEEQLRQAYGDRRQQLPRREYSHAAITSRKQLIEEAYVILSDPQERKIYDQLYLSHAYAPDGDQDVAIAVEERLNESNGKIPDNQVLSIDINQDELVGALLLLQELGEYEQVLKLGRPYLVNKSGSGGNNSTQTGFERELETAPSERPDVVLTIALACLELGREQWQQGFYENAAVSLETGAEFLVREGLFESVQAEIQADLYRLRPYRILELLALPEANQAEHQQGLELLQEILDERGGIDGSGNDSSGLSVDDFLRFIQQLRHNLTVAEQHKLFEAESKRPSAVATYLAVYALIARGFTQRQPALIRQAKQMLTRLGKRQDVHLEQSLCALLLGQTEEATRALELSQEYEAIAFIREHSQDSPDLLPGLCLYGERWLQNEVFPHYRDLVNQTALLKNYFADEQVQSYLEGLPTDAQAIPEPRTRQPFTTNQPGSSRYSNSQINSRPTSYSSSQEAVNNYTPVNEPNPVRNPQRINLDTTPTPGKTRRTSPSTNSPNPTNTVSRRVPRRRQAPRSRSNKNIRLLFAILASAAGLFIFWLVLSTTFGFLKNLFSPEAKLSGEQLTISLNEPVIPIPDPNSPPKSAEGSLTKDAAKEIIQNWLSTKGAALGTNHEIESLNTILTEPALSQWRAIALQVKSTFNYRQYDHSISTVSVEDNSPDQNNVSVEAVVNETTTYYENEQVKNTSREKVRVRYVFTRVDNAWRIRNMSVLNTVNLGRG, from the coding sequence GTGCGAATCCCGCTAGATTACTATCGAATTTTAGGATTGCCGTTGGCAGCTAGTGAAGAACAACTGCGACAGGCATATGGCGATCGCCGACAGCAATTACCGCGACGCGAATATTCTCATGCAGCAATTACATCTCGGAAACAACTTATTGAAGAAGCTTACGTGATTTTATCAGATCCGCAAGAACGGAAAATTTACGATCAATTATATTTGTCACATGCTTATGCCCCTGATGGCGATCAAGATGTGGCTATTGCTGTTGAAGAACGCTTAAATGAAAGTAATGGTAAAATTCCCGATAATCAAGTTCTCAGTATTGATATCAATCAGGATGAATTAGTTGGGGCTTTATTGTTATTACAAGAATTGGGAGAATACGAGCAAGTATTAAAGTTAGGTCGTCCTTATCTGGTGAATAAGAGTGGTTCGGGTGGCAATAACTCCACACAAACCGGATTTGAACGCGAACTTGAAACAGCACCTTCAGAACGTCCCGATGTTGTTCTCACAATTGCCCTAGCTTGTTTGGAATTGGGTAGAGAGCAATGGCAGCAAGGATTTTACGAAAATGCGGCTGTATCTTTAGAGACTGGTGCAGAATTCCTGGTACGTGAAGGCTTATTTGAAAGTGTCCAGGCAGAAATTCAGGCTGATTTGTATCGATTGCGACCATATCGTATTCTAGAATTACTGGCATTGCCAGAAGCAAATCAAGCTGAACATCAACAAGGTTTAGAATTATTACAGGAAATCCTTGATGAACGAGGTGGAATAGATGGTTCCGGAAATGACAGTTCTGGACTAAGTGTTGATGATTTTTTACGCTTTATCCAACAACTACGGCATAATCTGACTGTAGCCGAGCAACACAAACTATTTGAAGCTGAAAGTAAACGCCCCTCTGCGGTTGCCACCTATTTAGCTGTTTATGCTTTAATTGCTAGGGGTTTTACCCAACGTCAACCAGCCTTGATTCGTCAGGCAAAGCAAATGTTGACACGTTTAGGCAAGCGCCAAGATGTGCATTTAGAGCAATCCCTCTGTGCCTTACTATTAGGACAAACTGAAGAAGCAACCCGCGCTTTAGAATTGAGCCAAGAGTATGAAGCGATCGCATTCATCCGCGAACACTCCCAAGACTCACCGGATTTATTGCCGGGACTGTGTTTATACGGTGAACGGTGGTTACAAAATGAGGTATTTCCGCACTACCGAGATTTGGTAAATCAAACAGCTTTACTGAAAAACTACTTTGCTGATGAGCAAGTCCAAAGTTATTTGGAAGGTTTACCTACTGACGCGCAAGCAATACCAGAACCGAGAACCCGTCAACCTTTCACAACCAACCAACCTGGAAGTTCTCGTTACAGTAACTCTCAAATAAATTCCCGCCCAACTAGCTATAGCTCGTCCCAAGAGGCAGTTAATAATTATACTCCAGTAAACGAACCTAATCCCGTTAGAAATCCCCAAAGAATAAATCTAGATACCACCCCAACACCAGGAAAAACAAGACGCACTTCCCCCTCAACTAATAGTCCAAATCCAACTAATACGGTATCTCGCAGAGTACCAAGAAGACGACAAGCACCCCGCAGTCGCAGTAACAAAAATATCCGCCTACTCTTCGCTATCTTGGCATCAGCGGCAGGATTATTCATATTTTGGTTAGTACTGAGTACAACATTTGGATTCCTCAAAAACCTGTTTTCACCCGAAGCAAAACTGTCAGGTGAACAGTTAACAATTTCCCTAAATGAACCAGTAATTCCAATACCTGATCCCAACAGTCCACCCAAATCTGCGGAAGGTTCACTAACCAAGGATGCGGCAAAAGAAATAATTCAAAATTGGTTATCCACTAAAGGTGCGGCTTTAGGAACAAATCATGAAATCGAGAGTTTAAATACAATTTTAACGGAACCTGCACTTTCCCAGTGGCGAGCGATCGCATTACAAGTCAAATCAACTTTTAATTATCGCCAATACGATCACAGTATTTCCACCGTATCTGTAGAAGATAACTCACCTGATCAAAATAATGTCTCAGTTGAAGCTGTGGTAAATGAAACCACAACCTACTACGAAAATGAACAGGTGAAAAATACTAGTCGGGAAAAAGTTCGAGTTCGCTACGTTTTTACCCGTGTTGATAATGCATGGCGAATTCGCAATATGAGTGTTTTGAATACAGTTAATTTGGGGAGAGGTTAA
- a CDS encoding AEC family transporter — MTENLFQAYLPLILWTGMGFLIVRILPQWFPRFLGRALYWVGVPLELIALARQSTNSNPENIVNSPFLVPIITVLAILLSLAIASLALWGWQKISPDSQEFFRNPGSKAGFFLSAVLGNTGFIGLAIAPSLVNPESLNWAVLFSVTHNVVGPYGLGVLIASYFSHSDQSNRWWIQLRDIITAPPLWGFIIGNLIQNFKLPEIVESSLQQSVGVVIACAFLLTGIRLAQLSSWKSLKAAFLPAISRVCITPFVVGVILTLTLKTLTIPSYYCLPIVLMSGMPSAFAGLILAEEYNLDRDLIASSILLSIIILLLVLPLWVVIFN, encoded by the coding sequence ATGACCGAAAATTTATTTCAAGCTTATTTACCCCTAATTCTGTGGACGGGAATGGGGTTTTTGATAGTCAGAATTTTGCCTCAATGGTTTCCACGATTTTTAGGTCGCGCTTTATACTGGGTTGGAGTTCCCTTAGAACTAATCGCATTGGCTAGGCAATCTACCAATAGCAACCCTGAAAATATTGTTAATTCACCATTTCTAGTACCAATAATTACAGTTTTAGCTATATTATTGAGTTTAGCGATCGCATCCTTAGCATTGTGGGGATGGCAGAAAATATCTCCAGATTCCCAAGAATTTTTTCGCAATCCCGGTAGCAAAGCCGGATTTTTCTTATCTGCGGTGTTGGGAAATACGGGTTTCATCGGATTAGCGATCGCACCATCCCTGGTTAACCCTGAATCACTGAACTGGGCTGTATTATTTAGTGTCACTCACAATGTTGTCGGACCCTACGGTTTAGGAGTATTAATTGCCAGTTACTTTAGTCATTCCGATCAATCTAACCGCTGGTGGATTCAATTACGTGACATCATCACCGCTCCCCCATTATGGGGATTCATCATCGGCAATTTAATCCAAAATTTCAAATTACCAGAAATAGTAGAATCTAGCTTACAACAATCAGTTGGGGTTGTAATTGCCTGTGCGTTTCTACTCACAGGCATTAGACTAGCTCAACTTTCCAGTTGGAAAAGTCTCAAAGCCGCTTTTTTACCAGCAATATCAAGAGTTTGTATTACACCCTTTGTGGTCGGTGTAATTTTGACGTTGACCTTAAAAACATTAACCATACCTAGCTACTATTGCTTGCCAATAGTATTAATGTCTGGGATGCCTTCAGCTTTTGCTGGACTCATTTTAGCAGAAGAATACAACCTCGACCGGGATTTAATCGCTAGTAGTATTCTACTATCCATCATTATTTTATTACTTGTTTTACCGCTGTGGGTTGTAATTTTTAACTAA
- a CDS encoding cobalamin biosynthesis protein, producing MFTVGIGFRKGTTQTTIEAAIEQVFQDFHLLDSSVTEPLKAINQLIVCVASIDKKADEVALTEFCHKYKLPLKTFTAELLNSVYVPNPSQTTKKTVGSHSVAEAAAILAAYSLTGIANHSILVPKQIYSTVTIAVVQIHQT from the coding sequence ATGTTTACAGTTGGAATTGGCTTCAGAAAAGGAACCACACAAACAACTATAGAAGCAGCTATTGAGCAAGTATTTCAAGATTTCCATCTATTAGATAGTAGTGTCACTGAACCCCTAAAAGCAATTAATCAACTAATTGTATGTGTTGCTTCCATAGACAAAAAAGCTGATGAAGTCGCTTTAACAGAATTTTGTCACAAGTACAAGTTACCGCTAAAAACCTTTACAGCCGAACTTCTCAACAGCGTTTATGTACCCAACCCCTCCCAAACCACCAAAAAAACAGTAGGAAGTCATAGCGTTGCCGAAGCTGCCGCTATTCTTGCAGCTTATTCATTAACCGGAATAGCCAACCACAGTATTTTAGTGCCCAAACAAATTTATTCAACAGTTACAATCGCAGTTGTGCAAATTCACCAGACTTGA
- a CDS encoding energy-coupling factor ABC transporter ATP-binding protein, with protein sequence MSKTSILIENLVFAYNNQEPVLRGISLSISAGDRVALIGTTGSGKSTLLENLIGLKQPKSGTITINNITVEAKNLPEIRRYVGFGFQDPNDQLFMPTILEDITFGPLNYGIPSAIATEKALQLLRDFGLQDYAKRSAHELSGGQRRLAALAAILALEPEILVLDEPTNGLDPSWRRQLAQILQKIPVQITLIASHDLRWLGRVAQRALVLSEGQITIDGRISTLLEDTQTMEKLDLPVDW encoded by the coding sequence ATGTCAAAAACAAGCATATTGATTGAAAATTTAGTATTTGCGTACAACAACCAAGAACCAGTATTGCGAGGAATTTCCCTATCAATTAGTGCAGGCGATCGCGTAGCATTAATAGGTACTACTGGTTCGGGAAAAAGTACTCTCTTAGAAAATTTAATTGGCTTGAAGCAGCCAAAATCTGGAACAATTACTATCAATAATATTACCGTTGAAGCCAAGAATCTACCCGAAATACGTCGCTATGTCGGATTTGGTTTCCAAGATCCTAATGACCAGCTATTTATGCCTACTATCCTCGAAGATATAACCTTCGGACCTCTAAATTATGGTATCCCATCTGCAATAGCTACAGAAAAAGCCCTACAATTACTAAGGGATTTCGGTTTACAAGACTATGCAAAGCGTTCTGCACATGAACTTTCAGGTGGGCAACGTCGTCTTGCAGCACTTGCGGCAATTTTGGCACTCGAACCAGAAATTTTGGTTTTAGATGAACCGACTAACGGACTTGATCCATCATGGCGACGACAATTAGCTCAAATTTTGCAAAAAATACCAGTGCAAATTACATTAATAGCTTCCCATGATTTGCGCTGGTTGGGTAGAGTCGCACAACGTGCGCTCGTATTATCTGAAGGTCAAATTACTATTGATGGTAGGATTTCTACTCTGCTAGAAGATACGCAGACTATGGAAAAGCTTGATTTACCAGTTGATTGGTAG
- a CDS encoding DUF3124 domain-containing protein: MLLTACDAPKNNIPSPTSSPQVEPLTRITQPGTAISVKPEQIVISKGQIVYVPVYSHIYHGDKQEQFPLTVTLSIRNTSLTETIVIRSVRYYNSGGKLVKEHTEGNLQLPALATTEFFIPQQDSSGGSGANFIVEWVSEKKTVTEPIIEAVMISTRLQQGISFVTLGHVIQNIKP, translated from the coding sequence ATGTTATTAACTGCATGTGATGCTCCAAAAAATAATATTCCATCTCCAACTTCCTCTCCTCAGGTTGAACCTTTAACGCGAATTACTCAACCTGGGACAGCTATTTCAGTTAAACCTGAGCAAATTGTAATCAGTAAGGGACAAATTGTTTATGTTCCCGTATACTCCCATATTTATCATGGAGACAAACAAGAACAATTTCCCCTAACTGTAACTTTGAGTATTCGTAATACTAGCTTAACTGAGACAATTGTGATTCGTTCTGTACGTTACTATAACTCCGGAGGAAAATTAGTCAAAGAGCATACCGAGGGAAATTTGCAACTCCCTGCCTTAGCAACTACAGAATTTTTTATTCCGCAACAGGACTCTAGTGGAGGTTCGGGAGCAAATTTCATTGTAGAGTGGGTCTCAGAGAAAAAGACTGTCACCGAGCCAATAATTGAAGCAGTTATGATTAGTACCAGATTACAGCAAGGAATCTCATTTGTTACTCTTGGTCATGTGATTCAAAATATCAAACCATAG
- a CDS encoding potassium/proton antiporter, translating to MLSEQLFIIAGVLLLASIFASKAAIKFGIPALLLFLGIGMLAGSEGIGGIYFDDPRLTQLIGTLALTLILFAAGLDTEWQRIRPVFAKGLILATVGVIITAIIVGLFAWFILGSFSSFNVGLQGITWQQGLLLGAIVSSTDAAAVFSILRASNLNLKGNLQPLLELESCSNDPMAVLLTVELVKIIITSNTSPITFGLSLMQQLVVGMILGYGAGRGIVWVLNNLRLSSQGLYPVATLALVLLTSGVTTVVGGNGFLAVYIAGIVMGNYKFTCQETIISFHDGLSWLMQIIMFLVLGLLVFPSQLLPIAWIGLTIALFLIFVARPISVFLCLLPFRLNVREKIFLSWGGLRGAVPIVLATFPLAARISDASQLFNVVFFVVLISVLSQGLSLTPVARWLGLINNP from the coding sequence ATGTTGTCAGAACAGCTATTTATCATCGCTGGAGTTCTTCTACTAGCAAGCATTTTTGCCAGTAAAGCGGCAATTAAATTTGGAATTCCGGCACTCCTTTTGTTTTTGGGAATCGGAATGTTGGCAGGATCAGAAGGAATTGGTGGTATTTATTTTGATGATCCTCGGTTAACCCAATTAATTGGTACTCTAGCACTAACACTAATTTTATTTGCAGCTGGCTTAGATACAGAATGGCAGCGAATTCGCCCCGTTTTTGCTAAAGGTCTAATTTTAGCTACTGTTGGAGTCATCATCACAGCAATAATAGTTGGGCTATTTGCCTGGTTTATACTAGGTTCTTTTTCATCCTTCAATGTTGGACTACAAGGGATTACTTGGCAACAGGGGCTTCTATTGGGTGCAATTGTTTCATCTACTGATGCGGCAGCTGTGTTTTCTATTCTCCGCGCTAGCAATTTAAACCTCAAGGGAAATTTACAACCCTTATTGGAACTGGAATCCTGTAGTAATGACCCAATGGCAGTATTACTAACAGTGGAGTTAGTTAAAATTATCATTACATCCAATACCTCACCCATCACCTTTGGATTATCCTTGATGCAACAGCTAGTTGTAGGAATGATTTTAGGGTATGGTGCAGGTCGAGGAATAGTTTGGGTTTTAAATAATCTTCGCCTCAGTAGTCAAGGTTTATACCCTGTAGCAACCCTTGCTTTGGTGCTATTAACATCTGGAGTCACAACTGTGGTGGGTGGCAATGGATTTCTAGCCGTGTATATTGCTGGGATTGTAATGGGTAATTACAAATTTACCTGTCAAGAAACAATTATCAGTTTTCATGATGGCTTGAGTTGGTTAATGCAAATTATCATGTTTCTGGTTTTAGGGCTACTGGTTTTTCCATCACAGTTGTTACCTATTGCTTGGATTGGGTTAACAATAGCCCTATTTTTGATTTTTGTTGCCCGCCCCATCAGTGTGTTTTTGTGCCTTTTACCGTTTCGGCTCAATGTACGCGAGAAGATTTTTCTTTCTTGGGGAGGATTACGAGGGGCTGTACCAATTGTCTTGGCTACTTTCCCCTTGGCAGCGAGAATTTCTGATGCTTCTCAATTATTTAATGTAGTTTTTTTCGTTGTCCTAATTTCAGTATTATCTCAAGGCTTATCCCTGACTCCCGTTGCCCGTTGGTTAGGACTAATTAATAATCCATGA
- a CDS encoding molybdenum cofactor biosynthesis protein MoaE, producing MNSGIVSNLTTPAKPYSKDSFAIHFAPLSMNEIYNKADDAANGAVVVMSGTVRNQTDGKPVVTLEYQAYEPMALQVFYQIAANIRQQWADVNRVVIYHRVGRLQIGEISVLVAIGCPHRSEAFEACRYAIDTLKHNAPIWKKEHFHDGSSNWVSIGACEQLEGNAC from the coding sequence ATGAATTCAGGTATTGTATCTAACCTCACCACTCCAGCCAAACCTTACTCAAAAGATAGTTTTGCAATTCATTTTGCACCACTATCCATGAATGAAATTTACAACAAAGCTGATGATGCGGCAAATGGAGCAGTGGTAGTGATGAGTGGAACAGTTCGTAATCAAACTGATGGTAAACCAGTTGTGACTTTAGAGTATCAAGCTTACGAACCCATGGCACTCCAAGTATTTTATCAAATAGCTGCCAATATTCGACAACAGTGGGCAGATGTGAATCGTGTAGTTATTTACCACCGCGTTGGTAGGTTACAAATTGGCGAAATTAGCGTTTTGGTTGCTATTGGATGTCCCCATCGTTCAGAGGCATTTGAAGCTTGCCGCTATGCTATTGATACACTTAAGCATAATGCCCCAATTTGGAAAAAGGAGCATTTTCATGATGGTTCTAGTAATTGGGTAAGCATTGGTGCTTGTGAGCAATTAGAGGGAAATGCTTGTTAA